In Devosia beringensis, a single window of DNA contains:
- the alr gene encoding alanine racemase → MALTSGLGGQLSIDLGALARNWRALDKVSAGALTGAVVKADAYGTGITVASKALHAAGARFFFVATPDEGIAVRAAVPEAHIFVMNGLYPGAANLYIRQNLMPVLCSVEMLEEWLAKCLERNEAYPSAFHFDTGINRLGFRLNEAGFVRERIETLGYAPQMLMSHLACADQPNHEKNRTQLALFGSVMAQFPGIPASLANSAGLMSGRDYHFQMVRPGIALYGGRAVNGRKNPMATVVTLHVPILQVKEARTGETVGYGASYSLSRDSRLAIVSHGYADGFFRSLSGTNSRPGGKVAIRGKLCPVIGKVSMDQIVVDITELGADIPSPGEGAEVLGANISVDDQADAAGTIGYEVLTALKGRYNRNYVGDGKLPPE, encoded by the coding sequence ATGGCGTTGACGTCTGGGCTTGGCGGGCAACTCAGTATCGATCTCGGGGCGCTGGCCCGAAACTGGCGGGCCCTCGACAAGGTCAGTGCCGGCGCGCTGACCGGTGCCGTGGTCAAGGCGGACGCCTATGGCACCGGCATTACCGTGGCCAGCAAGGCGCTGCATGCCGCCGGCGCGCGGTTCTTCTTCGTGGCCACGCCCGATGAAGGTATCGCGGTGCGCGCCGCCGTGCCGGAAGCCCATATCTTCGTGATGAACGGGCTCTATCCGGGCGCCGCCAATCTCTACATCCGCCAGAACCTGATGCCGGTGCTCTGTTCGGTGGAGATGCTGGAGGAATGGCTGGCCAAGTGCCTCGAGCGCAACGAGGCCTATCCGTCCGCCTTCCACTTCGATACCGGCATCAACCGTCTGGGCTTCCGCCTCAACGAGGCCGGGTTCGTGCGCGAGCGCATCGAGACGCTGGGCTATGCCCCGCAGATGCTGATGAGCCACCTGGCCTGTGCCGACCAGCCCAATCACGAGAAGAACCGCACGCAGCTGGCGCTGTTCGGCTCGGTGATGGCGCAGTTTCCCGGCATTCCGGCATCGCTGGCCAATTCGGCCGGGCTGATGAGCGGGCGCGACTACCATTTCCAGATGGTGCGGCCGGGCATCGCGCTTTATGGCGGCCGGGCGGTGAACGGGCGCAAGAACCCGATGGCGACCGTGGTGACGCTGCATGTGCCGATCCTGCAGGTCAAGGAAGCCCGGACCGGCGAGACCGTCGGATATGGAGCCAGCTACAGCCTGTCGCGCGACAGCCGGCTGGCCATTGTCAGCCATGGCTATGCAGACGGGTTTTTCCGGAGTCTTTCCGGGACCAATTCGCGGCCGGGCGGCAAGGTGGCGATCCGTGGCAAGCTCTGTCCCGTGATCGGCAAGGTGTCGATGGACCAGATCGTGGTCGATATCACAGAACTGGGCGCCGATATCCCCAGCCCCGGCGAAGGCGCCGAAGTGCTCGGGGCCAATATCAGCGTCGATGACCAGGCCGATGCGGCCGGTACGATCGGCTATGAGGTACTGACGGCGCTCAAGGGCCGCTATAACCGCAATTATGTGGGCGACGGCAAGCTGCCACCGGAATAA
- the gmk gene encoding guanylate kinase — MEFQRRGVMLVIASPSGAGKSSISRALFGADPNIRLSVSATTRARRTDEVDGKHYHFVDVATFKRMQADGEMLESAEVHGNFYGTPRAHVEEQLAAGNDILFDVDYQGTLQLYRNSRKDMVTVFILPPSIKELRARLERRAQDSVGTIETRLRNARIEMEHFAEYDYVIVNEDLEASTQRVRSILVSARLERERQINLNSFVKDLQNQIDSL; from the coding sequence ATGGAGTTTCAGCGTCGTGGCGTCATGCTGGTGATTGCCTCGCCTTCGGGCGCCGGCAAGTCGTCTATTTCCCGCGCCCTGTTCGGTGCCGATCCCAATATTCGCCTCTCGGTCTCAGCCACCACTCGGGCGCGCCGAACCGACGAGGTCGATGGCAAGCACTATCACTTCGTGGACGTCGCCACCTTCAAGCGTATGCAGGCCGATGGCGAAATGCTGGAATCGGCGGAAGTGCATGGCAATTTCTACGGCACGCCGCGGGCCCATGTCGAAGAGCAACTGGCTGCCGGCAACGACATCCTGTTCGATGTCGATTATCAGGGCACGCTGCAGCTCTATCGCAACAGCCGCAAGGACATGGTGACCGTGTTCATCCTGCCCCCCTCGATCAAGGAATTGCGCGCTCGGCTGGAACGCCGCGCCCAGGACAGCGTCGGCACCATCGAGACACGGCTGCGCAATGCCCGCATCGAGATGGAACACTTCGCCGAATATGACTATGTCATCGTCAACGAAGACCTCGAAGCCTCGACCCAGCGCGTCCGCTCAATTTTGGTCTCAGCGCGCCTCGAACGGGAGCGTCAGATCAATTTGAACAGCTTCGTCAAGGACTTGCAGAACCAGATCGATTCTCTCTGA
- the fabD gene encoding ACP S-malonyltransferase, whose product MTKRAFTFPGQGSQAVGMGKDLAAAYPEARAVFQEVDEALGQRLSAIMFEGSDDILRLTENAQPALMAVSLAIMRVLQAKGIRLVDHAAFVAGHSLGEYSALCAAGSFSLADAARLLRIRGLAMQKAVPVGHGTMAALLGLDLAVAREVAAEAAGDDVCDVANDNAPGQVVISGATAAVERAVEIAKAKGAKRALLLPVSAPFHCALMQPAAEAMQAALADVTVNAPVVPLVANVLAAPITDPDDIRRRLVEQVTGVVRWTESVTWLTGPGGVTHLAELGTGKVLTGLAKRINAEAVATAVSTPADIDAFVAELSA is encoded by the coding sequence ATGACCAAGCGCGCATTCACATTTCCCGGACAGGGCAGTCAGGCCGTCGGCATGGGCAAGGATCTGGCTGCGGCCTATCCCGAGGCTCGCGCCGTATTTCAGGAGGTCGATGAGGCCCTGGGCCAGCGCCTCTCGGCCATCATGTTCGAAGGCTCTGACGACATTCTGCGTCTCACCGAAAACGCCCAGCCGGCGCTGATGGCCGTCAGCCTCGCCATCATGCGGGTACTGCAGGCCAAGGGCATTCGCCTCGTCGATCACGCCGCCTTCGTCGCCGGGCACTCGCTGGGCGAATATTCGGCGCTCTGTGCGGCCGGCTCATTCTCCCTGGCCGACGCCGCGCGTCTGCTGCGCATTCGTGGCCTCGCCATGCAAAAGGCCGTTCCTGTCGGTCACGGTACCATGGCGGCGCTGCTCGGCCTTGATCTGGCAGTCGCCCGCGAAGTCGCTGCCGAAGCCGCCGGTGACGACGTCTGCGATGTCGCCAACGACAATGCCCCGGGCCAGGTCGTCATTTCCGGCGCCACCGCTGCCGTCGAGCGCGCCGTCGAGATCGCCAAGGCCAAGGGCGCCAAGCGCGCCTTGCTGCTGCCCGTCAGTGCTCCTTTTCATTGCGCCCTGATGCAGCCGGCTGCCGAGGCCATGCAGGCCGCCCTGGCCGACGTCACCGTCAATGCCCCGGTCGTGCCCCTGGTCGCCAATGTACTGGCCGCCCCCATCACCGATCCCGACGACATCCGCCGGCGCCTGGTAGAGCAGGTGACGGGCGTCGTGCGCTGGACCGAAAGCGTCACCTGGCTGACCGGCCCGGGCGGCGTCACCCATCTGGCCGAACTGGGCACCGGCAAGGTGCTCACGGGCCTGGCCAAGCGCATCAATGCCGAAGCCGTTGCCACTGCCGTCTCAACCCCTGCCGATATCGATGCTTTCGTGGCCGAGCTCTCGGCCTGA
- a CDS encoding YicC/YloC family endoribonuclease has translation MSHALASMTGYARATGAVQGASFTCEIKSVNSRGLDVRMRLPPGFDALESEIRQLISKMVSRGSITCNLAIEREGAGGHVRLNQQALDTVLAAIAELGSRLVAAPPSLDGILALPGVLEQRDQPLTAAAEDSLGIAIMDAVSRALVDLVLARRQEGNRIAIVLLDRLAEIEALIAQAETHPARSREVIMARLRQQIADLAVDVSLSEDRLAQEALLLATKADIREELDRLAAHLASARQLIAGGGAVGRRLDFLSQEFNREANTLCSKSNAVELTAIGLDLKAAIDQLREQVQNIE, from the coding sequence GTGAGCCACGCCCTGGCCAGTATGACGGGCTATGCCCGCGCCACCGGCGCGGTGCAGGGTGCCAGTTTCACCTGCGAGATCAAGTCGGTGAATTCGCGCGGCCTTGACGTCCGCATGCGCCTGCCACCCGGCTTTGACGCCCTCGAGAGCGAGATCCGCCAGCTGATCAGCAAGATGGTCTCGCGCGGCTCCATCACCTGCAATCTGGCCATTGAGCGCGAAGGCGCCGGCGGCCATGTCCGTCTCAACCAGCAGGCTTTGGATACCGTACTGGCGGCTATCGCCGAACTGGGGAGCAGGCTTGTGGCCGCCCCGCCCAGCCTCGATGGCATCCTGGCCCTGCCGGGCGTGCTTGAGCAGCGCGATCAGCCGCTCACCGCTGCCGCCGAAGACAGTCTTGGCATCGCCATCATGGACGCCGTATCCCGGGCCCTTGTCGATCTCGTGCTGGCCCGGCGCCAGGAGGGTAACCGCATCGCCATCGTCCTGCTCGATCGCCTGGCTGAGATCGAGGCGCTGATCGCTCAAGCCGAAACCCATCCTGCCCGCAGCCGCGAAGTCATTATGGCCCGGCTCCGCCAGCAGATTGCCGATCTTGCCGTTGACGTCAGCCTGTCCGAGGACCGGCTGGCGCAGGAGGCGCTGCTGCTCGCCACCAAGGCCGACATTCGCGAAGAGCTCGACCGGCTGGCGGCCCATCTTGCCAGCGCCCGCCAGCTGATTGCCGGGGGCGGTGCCGTCGGGCGGCGGCTCGATTTCCTGTCCCAGGAATTCAACCGCGAAGCCAATACCCTGTGCAGCAAATCCAATGCGGTGGAGCTGACCGCCATCGGTCTTGACCTCAAGGCGGCGATCGATCAACTACGCGAGCAAGTGCAGAACATCGAATAG
- the rsmA gene encoding 16S rRNA (adenine(1518)-N(6)/adenine(1519)-N(6))-dimethyltransferase RsmA → MSQIDNLPPLREVIAEHGLRAKKELGQNFLLDLNLTARIARVGGSLEGVRVIEVGPGPGGLTRALLAEGAREVIAIERDARALPALAQIAEAYPGRLTVISGDALEMDYRTLADGPTRIIANLPYNIATPLLTGWLTLDPWPSFFESLTLMFQREVAERICAQPSEDPYGRLGVLAGWRSDARMAFNVSREAFVPSPNVTSTVVHLVPKAVDADIAVKHVEQITKAAFGQRRKMVRQSLKATGVPVEGLLAAAGITGSERAEDLPIAVFLAMARALPELRRAQGQG, encoded by the coding sequence ATGAGCCAAATCGACAATCTGCCGCCGCTGCGCGAAGTCATCGCGGAACACGGGCTGCGCGCCAAGAAGGAGCTGGGGCAGAACTTCCTGCTCGACCTCAATCTGACGGCGCGGATCGCGCGCGTGGGCGGCTCGCTGGAGGGCGTGCGCGTCATCGAGGTGGGTCCGGGCCCGGGCGGCCTGACCCGGGCGCTACTGGCCGAGGGCGCGCGCGAAGTGATTGCCATCGAGCGCGATGCAAGGGCCCTGCCCGCGCTGGCGCAGATCGCCGAGGCCTATCCGGGCCGGCTGACAGTGATCAGCGGCGATGCGCTGGAGATGGACTACCGGACGCTGGCGGATGGCCCGACGCGGATCATTGCCAACCTGCCCTACAATATCGCCACGCCGCTGCTGACAGGCTGGCTGACGCTGGACCCCTGGCCATCGTTTTTCGAGAGCCTCACGCTGATGTTCCAGCGCGAAGTGGCCGAGCGCATCTGCGCGCAGCCCAGCGAGGATCCCTATGGAAGGCTCGGCGTGCTGGCGGGCTGGCGCAGTGATGCGCGCATGGCCTTCAATGTCAGCCGCGAGGCCTTCGTGCCCTCCCCCAATGTCACCTCGACCGTGGTGCACCTGGTGCCCAAGGCGGTCGATGCGGACATTGCGGTCAAGCATGTCGAGCAGATCACCAAGGCGGCCTTCGGCCAGCGGCGCAAGATGGTGCGGCAGAGCCTGAAAGCCACCGGCGTGCCGGTGGAGGGGCTGCTGGCGGCGGCCGGCATTACCGGCAGCGAGCGGGCTGAAGACCTGCCGATCGCGGTTTTCCTGGCGATGGCGCGCGCCCTGCCCGAACTGCGGCGGGCGCAGGGCCAGGGCTGA
- the rplI gene encoding 50S ribosomal protein L9, giving the protein MKVILLERIARTGSIGDEVTVKDGFARNFLLPQGKALRATENNRKKFEGERANIEKRNEDRRNAASGIAEGLNGTTVTMIRQAGETGQLYGSVASRDIVEALAESGFTVQRSQVDLVDPIKSVGLHSVSLNLHAEVAVTITVNVARSADEAARQVAGEDVTVTVYEDDVDGDFAAGQKDAKQDDRFDDEA; this is encoded by the coding sequence ATGAAAGTCATTCTTCTCGAGCGTATCGCCCGTACGGGTTCGATCGGCGACGAAGTCACAGTGAAGGACGGCTTTGCCCGTAACTTCCTGCTGCCACAGGGCAAGGCCCTGCGCGCCACCGAGAACAACCGCAAGAAGTTCGAAGGCGAACGTGCCAATATCGAAAAGCGCAATGAAGACCGTCGCAACGCTGCCTCGGGCATTGCTGAAGGCCTGAACGGCACCACCGTGACGATGATCCGTCAGGCTGGCGAAACCGGCCAGCTTTATGGTTCGGTCGCCTCGCGCGATATCGTCGAAGCCCTGGCCGAGAGCGGCTTTACCGTGCAGCGCAGCCAGGTTGACCTGGTTGACCCGATCAAGTCGGTCGGCCTGCACAGCGTGTCGCTGAACCTGCATGCCGAAGTTGCCGTGACCATCACCGTCAACGTCGCCCGTTCGGCCGACGAAGCCGCCCGCCAGGTTGCCGGCGAAGATGTGACCGTGACGGTCTATGAAGACGACGTCGATGGCGATTTCGCCGCCGGCCAGAAGGACGCCAAGCAGGACGACCGCTTCGACGACGAAGCCTAG
- a CDS encoding acyl carrier protein, whose translation MSDVADRVRKIVVEHLNVDAEKVVEKASFIDDLGADSLDQVELVMAFEEEFSVEIPDDAAEGIQTFGDAVSFLTKAVG comes from the coding sequence ATGAGCGATGTCGCTGATCGGGTCCGCAAGATCGTTGTGGAACACCTTAATGTGGATGCCGAGAAGGTTGTCGAAAAGGCCTCCTTTATCGACGATCTGGGTGCTGACTCTCTCGACCAGGTCGAGCTGGTGATGGCCTTTGAAGAAGAATTCTCGGTCGAGATTCCGGACGACGCTGCTGAAGGCATTCAGACCTTCGGCGATGCCGTTTCCTTTCTCACCAAGGCTGTCGGCTAA
- the rpsF gene encoding 30S ribosomal protein S6 → MALYEHIYLARQDVSQQQVEELTTALSEILATGGGKVTKNEYWGLKGLSYRIRKNRKAHYTLLNIEASPAAVAEMERQMRINEDILRFMTVRVDEHEEGPSAMMAKRDRDDTRPDRGGERGGFSAERRPRRF, encoded by the coding sequence ATGGCCCTTTACGAACATATCTATCTGGCTCGCCAGGACGTTTCCCAGCAGCAGGTCGAAGAGCTGACCACGGCGCTGTCCGAGATCCTCGCCACCGGCGGCGGCAAGGTCACCAAGAACGAATATTGGGGCCTCAAGGGTCTCTCCTACCGCATCCGCAAGAACCGCAAGGCGCATTACACCCTGCTCAACATCGAGGCATCGCCCGCAGCGGTCGCTGAAATGGAGCGTCAGATGCGCATCAATGAAGACATCCTGCGTTTCATGACCGTCCGCGTGGACGAGCATGAAGAAGGCCCGTCTGCCATGATGGCAAAGCGCGACCGCGACGATACCCGCCCCGATCGTGGTGGCGAGCGTGGCGGTTTCTCCGCCGAACGCCGCCCGCGCCGTTTCTAA
- the fabF gene encoding beta-ketoacyl-ACP synthase II has protein sequence MRRVVVSGMGLVTPLGCGVEATWANILAGKSGARRIDEFQVDDIACQIAHRLPLGDYADGKYNPDEWMDTKEQRKVDPFIIYAMAAATQAIQDAGVEPKTQEDQERTGVLIGSGIGGVGGIYDASIILHEKGPRRISPFFIPGRLINLASGQVSIRFGLKGPNHSVVTACSTGAHAIGDAARLIALGDADVMVAGGAESCVNRLALAGFAACRALSTGFNDNPTAASRPYDKDRDGFVMGEGAGIVVLEDYERAKARGAKIYGEIIGYGLSGDAYHITAPSEDGDGGFRCMQAAIKRAGITPADIDYINAHGTSTPLGDEIELGSVTRMLGDAAPNVAMSSTKSAVGHLLGAAGSVEAIFSLLAMRDNIAPPTLNLDNPSVETVINLVPKTAFKKEINVALSNSFGFGGTNATLVMRKVH, from the coding sequence TTGCGTCGCGTTGTCGTATCCGGAATGGGGCTCGTTACGCCCCTCGGATGCGGAGTTGAAGCCACTTGGGCCAATATATTGGCCGGCAAGAGTGGGGCCCGGCGCATCGATGAATTCCAGGTTGACGATATCGCCTGCCAGATCGCTCATCGCTTGCCGCTCGGCGACTACGCCGACGGCAAGTACAATCCAGATGAGTGGATGGACACCAAGGAACAGCGCAAGGTCGACCCGTTCATCATCTACGCGATGGCGGCGGCGACCCAGGCTATTCAGGATGCCGGCGTCGAGCCCAAGACCCAGGAAGATCAGGAACGCACCGGCGTTTTGATCGGCTCGGGCATTGGCGGTGTCGGCGGCATCTACGACGCTTCCATCATCCTGCATGAGAAAGGGCCGCGTCGGATCAGCCCCTTCTTCATTCCCGGTCGCCTGATCAACCTTGCCTCCGGCCAGGTCTCGATCCGCTTCGGCCTCAAGGGTCCCAATCATTCCGTCGTCACCGCTTGCTCAACGGGCGCGCATGCTATCGGCGATGCCGCCCGTCTGATCGCCCTGGGCGATGCTGATGTGATGGTGGCCGGTGGCGCCGAAAGCTGCGTCAATCGCCTGGCCCTGGCCGGTTTTGCCGCCTGCCGGGCGCTCTCCACCGGCTTCAACGACAATCCCACCGCCGCCTCGCGCCCCTATGACAAGGATCGCGACGGCTTCGTCATGGGCGAGGGTGCCGGCATTGTCGTGCTGGAAGACTACGAGCGCGCCAAGGCCCGTGGCGCCAAGATCTATGGCGAAATCATCGGCTATGGCCTGTCGGGCGATGCCTATCACATTACAGCGCCCTCCGAGGATGGCGACGGCGGCTTCCGCTGCATGCAGGCCGCCATCAAGCGCGCCGGCATCACCCCTGCCGATATCGACTATATCAACGCCCATGGTACCTCGACGCCGCTGGGCGACGAGATCGAACTGGGTTCGGTGACCCGCATGCTGGGCGATGCCGCGCCGAACGTGGCCATGAGCTCCACCAAGTCGGCCGTCGGCCACCTGCTGGGCGCCGCCGGCTCGGTCGAGGCCATCTTCTCGCTGCTGGCCATGCGCGACAATATCGCGCCGCCGACCCTCAATCTGGACAATCCCTCGGTCGAGACGGTGATCAATCTGGTGCCCAAGACGGCATTCAAGAAGGAAATCAACGTGGCGCTCTCCAACAGCTTCGGCTTTGGCGGCACCAATGCGACCCTGGTCATGCGCAAGGTTCACTGA
- a CDS encoding replicative DNA helicase — MAEIARLHPTEDKSFRLAPHNVEAEQALLGAVLINNDAFYRVSDFLEPVHFYEPIHRDIYELVGKIIRAGKSADPTTIKTHLPEQLLPDVTMAQYLARLAAEATTVINAADYGQAIYDLAIRRNLILVGEEMVQVAYESDVELTPNKQIEKVEGELFQLAEKGRYDGGFLNFSTALSASIQMAGEAYQRDGGLSGVATLLDDLDRQMGGLQRSDLIILAGRPAMGKTSLATNIAFNVAKSYKSEVQPDGHLKTVNGGIVGFFSLEMSSEQLATRVLAEQAEISSSDIRRGRIHDSQFSKLVDVSNMMSAIPLYIDDTGGISVAQLAARARRLKRQKGLDFLVVDYLQLLTGSSKASSQNRVQELTEITTTLKALAKELEIPIVALSQLSRQVESRDDKHPQLSDLRESGSIEQDADVVLFVYREEYYLKNKEPKEGTPEHMTWQGEMEQVHGKAEVIIAKQRHGPTGTVQLSFEAQYTRFGNLARADYLPERME, encoded by the coding sequence ATGGCAGAGATCGCACGGCTTCATCCGACCGAAGACAAGTCGTTCCGCCTCGCCCCGCACAATGTGGAGGCCGAGCAGGCGCTGCTGGGCGCCGTGCTGATCAACAATGACGCGTTCTACCGGGTGTCGGACTTTCTCGAGCCGGTGCATTTCTACGAGCCCATCCATCGCGACATCTATGAGCTGGTGGGCAAGATCATCCGTGCCGGCAAATCGGCCGATCCCACCACGATCAAGACCCACCTGCCCGAGCAATTGCTGCCCGACGTGACGATGGCGCAGTATCTGGCGCGCCTGGCGGCCGAAGCCACCACGGTGATCAATGCCGCCGATTACGGCCAGGCCATCTATGACCTGGCGATCCGGCGCAACCTGATCCTGGTCGGCGAGGAAATGGTGCAGGTCGCCTACGAATCGGACGTGGAGCTGACGCCCAACAAGCAGATCGAAAAGGTGGAAGGCGAGCTGTTCCAGCTGGCCGAAAAGGGCCGCTATGACGGCGGCTTCCTCAACTTCTCGACAGCGCTGAGCGCCTCGATCCAGATGGCCGGCGAAGCCTATCAGCGCGATGGCGGGCTCTCGGGCGTCGCCACGCTGCTCGATGACCTCGATCGGCAGATGGGCGGGTTGCAGCGTTCCGACTTGATCATCCTGGCCGGGCGTCCGGCCATGGGCAAGACCTCGCTCGCCACCAATATCGCCTTCAACGTCGCCAAATCCTATAAATCCGAGGTGCAGCCGGACGGCCACCTCAAGACGGTCAATGGCGGCATAGTCGGGTTCTTCAGCCTCGAAATGAGTTCCGAGCAGCTGGCCACCCGTGTGCTGGCTGAGCAGGCCGAGATTTCCTCATCCGACATCCGGCGCGGCCGCATCCATGACAGCCAGTTTTCCAAGCTGGTCGATGTCAGCAACATGATGAGTGCCATTCCGCTCTATATCGACGATACCGGCGGCATCAGCGTGGCCCAGCTGGCAGCGCGGGCGCGCCGGCTGAAGCGGCAGAAGGGCCTCGATTTTCTAGTGGTCGACTATCTGCAGCTGCTGACCGGCTCGAGCAAGGCCTCGAGCCAGAACCGCGTGCAGGAACTGACCGAAATCACCACGACCCTCAAGGCGCTGGCCAAGGAGCTCGAGATCCCCATCGTGGCGCTGTCGCAGCTGTCACGCCAGGTCGAATCGCGCGATGACAAGCATCCGCAGCTTTCCGATCTGCGCGAATCGGGGTCTATCGAGCAGGACGCCGACGTGGTGCTGTTCGTTTACCGCGAAGAATACTATCTCAAGAACAAGGAGCCCAAAGAGGGCACGCCAGAGCACATGACCTGGCAGGGGGAAATGGAACAGGTGCACGGTAAGGCCGAAGTGATCATTGCCAAGCAGCGCCATGGCCCCACGGGTACGGTTCAGTTAAGCTTTGAGGCGCAGTATACGCGCTTCGGCAATCTGGCACGGGCCGACTACCTGCCAGAGCGTATGGAATAG
- the rpsR gene encoding 30S ribosomal protein S18 — MAIKDLTTAQARRPFQRRRKTCPFSGEGAPKIDYKDVRLLSRYVSERGKIVPSRITAVSALKQRELARAIKRARFIGIMPYAVA, encoded by the coding sequence ATGGCAATCAAAGACCTTACAACCGCCCAGGCCCGCCGTCCTTTCCAGCGCCGCCGCAAGACCTGCCCGTTCTCGGGCGAAGGCGCGCCAAAGATCGACTACAAGGACGTGCGCCTGCTCTCGCGCTACGTTTCCGAGCGCGGCAAGATCGTCCCGAGCCGCATCACCGCCGTTTCGGCACTGAAGCAGCGTGAACTGGCCCGCGCCATCAAGCGCGCCCGCTTCATCGGCATCATGCCCTACGCCGTCGCCTAA
- the mltG gene encoding endolytic transglycosylase MltG, whose translation MNDSKARRPRRRSRNGFVDILNGLLTLLVLGLLLAGGAFLYGASQFYGDGPLGEETVFRVESGSGLGSIATRLEEQGLISNRYIFQLGGRALERAAALKAGDFRIPPGASMDDILIELTEGNPIRYAVTIPEGWSTFEVLQRVNANENLIGEVASLPPEGSVLPGSYDYVPGDTRQSVIDRMQAAMTTALAEVWASRQADLPIETPEELLVLASIVERETGVATERPQVAAVFVNRLREGMRLQSDPTIIYGITKGEAPLGRGLRRSEIEAQTEYNTYQIDGLPPTPIANPGIEALQAVANPDSHDYLYFVAKGASPSEGHVFAETYAEHRQNVAQYRKLADEAEAARQALEDEEAGEEADAPAAQ comes from the coding sequence ATGAATGATTCAAAGGCCCGGCGTCCGCGCCGCCGTTCGCGCAACGGCTTTGTCGACATCCTCAATGGCCTGCTGACCCTGCTGGTGCTCGGCCTGCTGCTGGCCGGCGGCGCCTTTCTCTATGGCGCCTCCCAGTTCTATGGCGATGGCCCGCTGGGCGAGGAGACGGTTTTCCGCGTCGAATCTGGCTCCGGTCTGGGCTCGATCGCCACGCGCCTTGAAGAACAGGGGCTGATTTCCAACCGCTACATCTTTCAGCTCGGCGGTCGCGCGCTCGAACGTGCCGCGGCGCTCAAGGCCGGCGATTTCCGCATTCCGCCCGGTGCCAGCATGGACGATATCCTCATCGAGCTCACCGAGGGCAATCCGATCCGCTATGCCGTGACCATCCCCGAAGGCTGGTCCACCTTCGAAGTGCTGCAGCGCGTCAACGCCAATGAGAACCTGATCGGCGAAGTGGCCAGCCTGCCGCCCGAAGGTTCCGTCCTGCCCGGCAGCTATGATTACGTCCCCGGCGATACCCGCCAGTCCGTTATCGACCGCATGCAGGCGGCCATGACCACGGCCCTGGCAGAAGTCTGGGCCAGCCGCCAGGCTGACCTCCCCATCGAAACGCCCGAAGAGCTGCTGGTCCTTGCCTCCATTGTCGAGCGCGAGACCGGCGTGGCCACCGAGCGCCCCCAGGTTGCCGCGGTCTTCGTCAATCGCCTGCGCGAAGGCATGCGCCTGCAGTCCGATCCCACCATCATCTATGGCATTACCAAGGGTGAGGCGCCGCTCGGCCGCGGCCTGCGCCGTTCCGAGATCGAGGCCCAGACCGAGTACAACACCTACCAGATCGATGGTCTCCCCCCCACGCCCATCGCCAATCCCGGCATCGAGGCGCTTCAGGCCGTGGCCAATCCCGATAGCCACGACTATCTCTACTTCGTGGCCAAGGGTGCCTCGCCCAGCGAAGGCCATGTTTTTGCCGAGACCTATGCCGAGCACCGCCAGAACGTCGCCCAGTACCGCAAGCTGGCCGACGAGGCCGAGGCGGCGCGTCAGGCGCTGGAGGATGAAGAGGCCGGGGAAGAGGCCGACGCGCCGGCTGCCCAGTGA
- the fabG gene encoding 3-oxoacyl-[acyl-carrier-protein] reductase has translation MFDLTGKRALVTGASGGIGREIAKALAAAGATVALSGTRVGALEDTAAAIGKDCPILPCNLSKLDEVDKLVPAAEAALGGLDILVNNAGMTRDNLFMRMKDEEWDEVIAVNLTAAFHLNRAVLRGMMKQRFGRIIGISSVVGVMGNPGQGNYAASKAGLIGMNKALAHEVASRNITVNSIAPGFIASAMTDELNDKQREGILSTIPANRLGTAQEVAACAVFLASDAAGYITGHTLNVNGGMAMI, from the coding sequence ATGTTTGATCTGACTGGTAAGCGCGCCCTCGTCACCGGCGCCAGCGGCGGCATTGGCCGGGAAATCGCCAAGGCCCTGGCCGCTGCCGGCGCCACCGTGGCCCTCAGCGGCACCCGGGTCGGCGCGCTCGAAGACACCGCCGCCGCCATCGGCAAGGATTGCCCGATTCTGCCCTGCAACCTGTCCAAGCTCGACGAGGTCGACAAGTTGGTGCCGGCTGCCGAAGCTGCTCTGGGTGGCCTCGACATCCTCGTCAACAATGCCGGCATGACCCGCGACAATCTCTTCATGCGCATGAAGGATGAGGAGTGGGATGAGGTCATCGCCGTCAATCTGACCGCCGCCTTCCATCTCAATCGTGCTGTGCTGCGCGGAATGATGAAGCAGCGCTTTGGCCGCATCATCGGCATTTCATCGGTCGTGGGTGTCATGGGCAATCCGGGGCAGGGCAACTATGCCGCTTCCAAGGCCGGACTGATCGGCATGAACAAGGCCCTGGCGCACGAAGTGGCCTCGCGCAACATCACCGTCAATTCCATTGCCCCCGGCTTTATTGCCTCGGCCATGACCGACGAACTCAACGACAAGCAGCGCGAGGGAATCCTCTCGACCATCCCGGCCAATCGCCTGGGCACAGCCCAGGAAGTGGCCGCCTGCGCGGTTTTTCTGGCCAGCGACGCAGCGGGCTACATCACCGGCCATACGCTCAACGTCAACGGCGGCATGGCAATGATATAA